Proteins co-encoded in one Mycobacterium mantenii genomic window:
- a CDS encoding DUF3499 domain-containing protein: protein MNVPRRCCRPGCPHYAVATLTFVYSDSTAVVGPLATAREPHSWDLCVNHAGRITAPRGWELVRHAGPLLSEPAHPDDDDLVALADAVREGGDRGAPFAGNVTPVKGFADSHIHHGGAQATAPSSSLLAPPEHRSGRRRGHLRVLPDPSD, encoded by the coding sequence GTGAACGTTCCCCGTCGCTGTTGCCGGCCCGGGTGCCCGCACTACGCCGTGGCGACCCTGACGTTCGTCTATTCGGACTCGACGGCAGTCGTCGGTCCGTTGGCGACCGCGCGGGAACCGCACTCATGGGACTTGTGCGTCAACCATGCCGGCCGAATCACCGCGCCCCGCGGGTGGGAGCTGGTGCGCCATGCCGGACCCCTTCTTTCTGAGCCCGCCCACCCTGACGACGACGACCTGGTCGCCCTCGCCGACGCGGTGCGCGAGGGCGGCGATCGCGGCGCGCCGTTCGCCGGCAACGTAACGCCGGTCAAGGGCTTCGCCGATTCGCACATCCATCACGGCGGGGCGCAGGCCACCGCGCCCAGCAGCAGCCTGCTGGCACCGCCCGAGCATCGGTCCGGACGGCGCCGCGGACATCTGCGCGTGCTGCCCGATCCCAGCGACTAG